One stretch of Natronolimnobius baerhuensis DNA includes these proteins:
- a CDS encoding DUF5806 family protein — protein sequence MDEDGLNADPALEDDPAPTDDAATAGDDTTDEDAATDGAMPGVPDPEPEDSDVPEDVQKYARFKKMDGAQYDRVNDFLRDRTYVTAREWAIARLCSDFRTETGVEMTKIGENLPELVPFMTDTYTPQAVNQARSSFEDKVRKAGATFLYGAMCDFFTAEELDDVMYESTEVAKFLLEVEGVDLSVEEELEAEERISSVMREVREASEELREADDLGVDDDGETADGDE from the coding sequence ATGGACGAGGATGGACTGAACGCGGACCCCGCTCTCGAGGACGACCCAGCGCCGACGGACGACGCTGCTACCGCTGGCGATGACACGACGGACGAGGACGCTGCGACTGACGGGGCGATGCCCGGCGTGCCGGATCCTGAGCCCGAAGACTCCGACGTCCCCGAAGACGTCCAGAAATACGCGCGCTTCAAAAAGATGGACGGCGCGCAGTACGACCGCGTCAACGATTTCCTGCGTGACCGAACCTACGTGACCGCCCGCGAGTGGGCCATCGCCCGACTCTGTTCGGACTTCCGGACCGAAACCGGCGTCGAGATGACCAAAATCGGCGAGAATCTGCCCGAACTCGTGCCCTTCATGACCGACACCTACACGCCGCAGGCGGTCAATCAGGCCCGCTCGTCGTTCGAGGACAAAGTCCGAAAAGCCGGTGCAACCTTCCTCTACGGCGCGATGTGTGACTTCTTCACCGCCGAGGAACTCGATGACGTGATGTACGAATCGACCGAAGTTGCGAAATTCTTGCTGGAGGTCGAAGGCGTCGACCTCTCCGTTGAGGAAGAACTCGAGGCCGAAGAGCGAATCTCGAGCGTGATGCGTGAGGTGCGCGAAGCCAGCGAGGAGTTACGTGAGGCGGACGATCTCGGCGTCGATGACGACGGCGAGACAGCCGACGGGGACGAGTAG
- a CDS encoding thiolase family protein: protein MTQTPVVVKAVRTPQGKEDGAFADVRSEDLSVPLIDEILAETGLSGEEIDDLMWGCAQQRSEQGNNVARVIALLSELGENVPATTINRWCASSMQSIMSAADAIAAGNRDAIIAGGVENMSRVQMGDNMGSVHPGMADLYNVGELQMGMTAEKVAEEYDITREQQDEYAARSQQRAVDATESGRFDDEIVPIETEDGTVSEDEGLRPGTTAEKLADLPTVFKSDGTVTPGNASQISDGASALLVTSEAFADEHDLEILAEVGMNNVAGVDPTVMGIGPVPATRGLLERNGRDIEEYDLVELNEAFASQAIYSRDELGVDPETFNVNGGAIAIGHPLGASGARLPVTLIHELTKRGGGLGLATLCVGFGQGAAIEFNVN, encoded by the coding sequence ATGACACAGACGCCAGTCGTCGTGAAAGCAGTGCGAACGCCACAGGGGAAAGAAGACGGCGCGTTTGCGGACGTCCGCAGCGAGGATCTGTCGGTGCCGCTGATTGACGAGATTCTCGCAGAAACAGGCCTCTCAGGCGAGGAAATCGACGATCTGATGTGGGGCTGTGCGCAGCAACGCAGCGAGCAGGGAAACAATGTCGCCCGCGTCATTGCGCTCCTTTCGGAACTCGGAGAGAACGTGCCCGCGACGACGATCAACCGCTGGTGTGCGTCCTCGATGCAGTCCATCATGTCCGCCGCAGACGCTATCGCGGCCGGCAACCGAGACGCCATCATCGCCGGCGGCGTCGAGAACATGAGTCGCGTCCAGATGGGCGATAACATGGGTAGCGTCCATCCAGGAATGGCCGACCTGTACAACGTCGGCGAACTCCAGATGGGCATGACCGCCGAGAAGGTCGCCGAAGAATACGACATCACGCGCGAGCAACAGGACGAGTACGCCGCACGGAGCCAACAGCGCGCCGTCGACGCCACCGAATCGGGCCGGTTCGACGACGAAATCGTCCCAATCGAAACTGAGGACGGTACCGTCTCCGAAGACGAGGGCCTGCGCCCCGGCACTACGGCCGAAAAGCTTGCTGACCTCCCCACAGTCTTCAAATCCGACGGCACCGTCACGCCCGGCAACGCCTCTCAAATTTCCGACGGTGCATCCGCGTTGCTCGTCACCAGCGAAGCCTTCGCCGACGAACACGACCTCGAGATTCTCGCCGAAGTCGGGATGAACAACGTCGCCGGCGTCGATCCGACTGTCATGGGCATTGGCCCGGTTCCGGCGACGCGCGGCCTGCTCGAGCGCAACGGCCGCGATATCGAGGAGTACGACCTCGTGGAACTTAACGAGGCCTTCGCGAGTCAGGCGATCTACTCGCGCGACGAACTCGGTGTCGATCCCGAGACGTTCAACGTCAACGGCGGCGCAATCGCAATCGGGCACCCGCTGGGAGCGTCGGGCGCACGCCTGCCTGTGACGCTGATTCACGAACTCACAAAGCGCGGCGGCGGCCTCGGACTGGCGACGCTGTGTGTCGGCTTTGGTCAAGGAGCGGCGATTGAGTTCAACGTCAACTGA
- a CDS encoding lipoyl protein ligase domain-containing protein: protein MVRVVRGCARTIDADRTASERLLEIAAAGEPAIRVWTPHRQVAFGRRDRHSSGYERARKRALEAGFTPVERNVGGRAVAYDGETTLAFARAEPVADFRRGTDERYERVTRAVVSGLSEAGIDLERGEPDGSFCPGAHSLSARPKATDAADSQQKLVGIAQRVRNDAAITAGIVLVDSRQVLATVLESVYADLEVPFRPATVGTIADASGDAEVDHDHLRETLEAALIGDESETHIVSVDSLRAD from the coding sequence ATGGTTCGGGTGGTCCGCGGATGCGCGCGAACAATCGACGCCGACCGGACGGCGAGCGAGCGCCTGCTCGAGATCGCCGCGGCCGGCGAACCCGCGATTCGCGTCTGGACCCCTCACCGACAGGTCGCATTCGGGAGACGAGATCGCCACAGTTCGGGCTACGAACGCGCTCGCAAGAGGGCACTCGAGGCGGGGTTTACACCCGTCGAGCGCAATGTCGGCGGCCGAGCAGTCGCCTACGACGGCGAGACGACGCTCGCGTTCGCCCGCGCCGAACCCGTCGCGGATTTTCGGCGCGGGACGGACGAGCGCTACGAGCGAGTAACGAGAGCCGTCGTGTCTGGGCTCTCGGAGGCGGGTATCGACCTCGAGCGTGGCGAACCCGACGGGTCGTTCTGTCCGGGCGCGCACTCGCTGTCGGCGCGGCCGAAAGCGACCGACGCCGCGGATTCGCAACAAAAGCTCGTCGGCATCGCCCAGCGCGTGCGCAACGACGCCGCGATCACCGCCGGCATCGTCCTCGTCGACTCGCGCCAGGTCCTCGCGACGGTGCTCGAGTCAGTGTACGCCGATCTCGAGGTTCCATTTCGACCGGCGACTGTCGGCACCATCGCCGACGCTAGCGGTGACGCTGAGGTTGACCACGACCATCTCAGAGAGACACTCGAGGCGGCGCTCATCGGAGACGAGAGTGAGACACACATCGTGTCAGTCGACTCGTTACGTGCGGATTAG
- a CDS encoding response regulator, with product MGLPKHVAEILLVEDNPGDVRLTKELLKEAEMEPTLHVVTDGADALDFVHQRGEYADAPRPDLILLDLHLRQMDGEEVLAAMNGDVKDIPVIVLSGSQQGADLKLTDVEAKVDACMEKPLEPEALTDVTHSIEK from the coding sequence ATGGGGCTTCCAAAGCACGTAGCCGAAATACTTTTAGTAGAAGACAATCCGGGTGATGTTCGGCTCACAAAAGAACTCCTCAAGGAGGCCGAGATGGAGCCGACGCTACACGTCGTTACTGACGGCGCTGACGCACTTGACTTCGTACACCAGCGTGGCGAATACGCTGATGCACCGCGGCCAGATCTGATATTGCTCGATTTGCACCTTCGGCAGATGGACGGTGAGGAAGTGCTTGCCGCAATGAACGGGGACGTCAAAGACATTCCCGTCATCGTCCTCTCCGGCTCACAACAGGGGGCCGATCTCAAGTTGACCGATGTCGAAGCGAAAGTCGACGCCTGCATGGAAAAACCACTCGAGCCCGAGGCATTGACGGACGTCACGCACTCGATTGAAAAGTAA
- a CDS encoding PLD nuclease N-terminal domain-containing protein translates to MSRLLLAAIIGIPLAWHLALTAFTYYDAGRVGLEPRMKWTAITFLVPLFGFFIYLFERSELFYDPDEDPYRGDEEDESGTVFEIHPSRADDTRLASQTDEDDRTRGETDDDADEELHDWEE, encoded by the coding sequence ATGAGCAGGCTCCTGCTGGCGGCTATCATCGGGATTCCGCTCGCCTGGCATCTCGCGCTGACGGCGTTTACCTACTACGACGCCGGTCGAGTGGGCCTCGAGCCGCGAATGAAGTGGACGGCGATTACATTTCTTGTCCCGCTGTTTGGCTTTTTCATCTACCTGTTCGAGCGCAGCGAGTTGTTCTACGATCCGGACGAGGACCCGTATCGTGGCGACGAGGAAGACGAGAGCGGGACTGTCTTCGAGATTCACCCCTCACGGGCCGATGACACGCGACTGGCATCGCAAACCGACGAGGACGACAGGACTCGAGGCGAGACCGATGACGATGCTGACGAGGAATTGCATGACTGGGAAGAATAA
- a CDS encoding DUF7529 family protein, with protein sequence MTRRTDSESSITDDAPITDPRWTDLLGDARAIADEYRETDWNTVVVEPLSVFPSERSERFGLAVQVSETEYGLLETLVADETVTFDEAEVYYRATDVEEPREDRRFALVVERDTTNQQAICLPLTYSLSAAQSVFETALEEEELLVHVSARPSTAGDDGAAETETDSAPDETPETEADDAPDAEEWVTFSHGNPSLFLEESDVRAWRGDSKGEA encoded by the coding sequence ATGACGCGCCGAACGGACTCGGAGTCGTCGATCACCGACGATGCGCCGATCACCGACCCACGCTGGACTGACCTCCTCGGAGACGCTCGCGCAATCGCCGACGAGTACCGCGAAACCGACTGGAACACCGTCGTCGTCGAACCGCTGAGTGTCTTTCCAAGCGAACGAAGCGAACGGTTCGGGCTGGCCGTCCAGGTCTCAGAGACCGAGTATGGCCTGCTCGAGACGCTCGTGGCCGACGAGACCGTCACCTTCGACGAAGCGGAGGTCTACTATCGCGCAACGGACGTCGAAGAGCCACGCGAAGACAGGCGATTTGCGCTCGTCGTCGAACGCGATACGACGAACCAGCAGGCGATCTGTCTGCCGCTGACGTACTCGCTGTCGGCCGCCCAATCAGTGTTCGAAACCGCACTCGAGGAGGAAGAACTCCTGGTTCACGTAAGCGCCCGTCCGTCGACTGCGGGCGACGATGGCGCAGCCGAAACAGAGACCGACAGCGCACCCGACGAGACACCCGAAACGGAGGCCGATGACGCGCCCGACGCCGAAGAGTGGGTCACATTTTCACACGGCAATCCATCGCTGTTTCTCGAGGAATCGGACGTTCGCGCCTGGAGAGGCGACAGCAAGGGCGAAGCGTAG